In the genome of Triplophysa dalaica isolate WHDGS20190420 chromosome 17, ASM1584641v1, whole genome shotgun sequence, the window AAGTAAGCTTGGAAATGTCATCTTGTTTACGACTGTGAGAGGGAAGTAAAATGACAGATTACACACCATCACACTGCCGTCGGGTCACATTCACATTCTCCGTGACCACCGCCTGTCTGAGCTATAACAGAGAGTAAAAAATCAGCTTAATCATAattcttttcttctttaaagTGGGGACATTGGAAGCCAGCTGAGCAGAGGATTATGGGGGATTGACTGttacaaaaagaaaactgtATTATTATTGACTGCTTTTTGTGTGGCACAACAAAagataacagaaataaaaatatagctAAAAGCAGCGACACGGGGCCAAGCCCACAAAATGTATCAACCAAACAGAGCAGAGCCAAAGTAATGAGAGCAAAAAGGCAGAGAACATGTGAGAAAAACGGACAGGTCCAGAAGAATATATCAAAACAAAGTACACAAGCGTTTCGAACCACCAACATCAAGGTCTTCAAGAATGGGATTTGACATGTTACACCACTCAGATGCACTCGTAAGATCTGTCTGGAGCTGTAGGCAACAAAACACCTTTACTATTCAtccaacataaaataaaaatcacaaaaatggaCTTCTCTACACAAACTCTATTAGGCAGAGGTCCATGCAGGCCTCAGTGTCTCGTCATTCAGAACAGATTATTACTGCTGATTTCTGCTGAATGGACTGTGATATATTCATGATGGAATAGATACAACATCATATGATCCTTCATCTCAAACCCATAAGTCTTCTTCAATCTTCACAGTCTCAAGACATGAGGATAGTGTGTTCTgacagtttttgttttcttaaagtcAGTTTTGTGTTACATTTTGTGTGCAGTCTGAACACCGGTGTCACAGAAAGCCCGTTCCTCTGTTCCAGCGCAGACGCCAAAGCCATCGTAGATTCAGTGAGTGCTTCCCATCAGCCCACtgagtttcacacacacacacaagcgcacaaactatactcacacacacacacacacagagcaagaAAGTCATTCTCAATGATTCATGAATCCTCTTTACACCGTCACACGGGGCTGTTTCAAGTTAATTGTTTTTCAAATTGCAGAAAGATTTGACTTTTGAGATGTGAAGTATGATGGCAGTTTTATTGTCTGAAAACTGCTCTTAAAAAACTTAATAagagctcttaaagggaattaATGCATCAGTCAGTCGTTCTCTTGATGTTCTCAGAGCCTGTGACGTTCTgtcctctgtggaacacaagagatGATGTTTAGCAGAATGTTCAGTCAACTCTCTAGGACGCTCAAAAGGTCAAGAAGGAGATGTGATCTCATGTCAGTTTGTGATTTCATGTGAttctgatgatgtgtgtgtgacatgtgTTTCTCAGGCACATCCATGCGGTGATGCAGAACCCATCCCCGGCTCAGGTGAGAAACATTATCAACACTTTctaatgacaaacacacaattcattCAAACTTTTCATATTTAACAAAGATTAACGTAGAGATTAATATCATTTGTTTATACGTTAATCTGCACTTTTTCAAACATCAGTTAGTACAATGAAtcttcttcttttctctctttctagtTGATAACTGGTTCTATTACAAACAGTCGTAGAAGATCAGCAGAGGAGAGGAATCCATCACCATCTGACACTGACACACCTCTGATAGCTCTCATATTAGAACATGATTCTGTTCGACTGCTTAGAATATTAATAATCGTATCATAACAGAATCAGATTAAAATGTGTCTCTGTGCAACATCTCCGGTTTATCTTTatacttcaccaaaaatatGACGTTTACGTCAGACATCTAAAGAACTTTTCACATTCACATggtttatttatacatgttgAAAGCATCTTCTCTAGAACATCAGGTTCGTGGTTTTTAATCACTTTCATTGCACGGAAACTCTTAAAGTGCCACTCGACGGTTGATAAAGCCAAAATATTATTTCCTGGGTCTTTGCAACCATCACCATGGAAACCACCATTAACTCTGATCTGGATTAAGAGTTTCAGTGTCATGAGATGAAATGAGGAAGTATGAGAACGTATGAACGGATAAAGATAGACATTACGGGTATCTCATGAAGAGATAATGCTGATGTTTTTATATTCCATACACTCATTTGTGTCCACAAAACAAAAGACGTCCTGGTCACTCACGTCTGAGATCCTGAATGTAAGTATTTATCCACAGGTTTCTGTGCTGTCTGCAGACGCCTCCTAACAACCCAACAGACCGACAACAAATTATTAGTTAGAAAACAGATAAAAGACAGAAGAGTGAACACAGAATCTGTGCCAACGTTTAACTGCTGAAGTGAAACATGTGCGTCAGTATGCAGATTTACTCAAATAtaacttcaaaatatattttatcaaacTATCAATGATGACATGTGCACATGGTTCTTCCATCACACTTTTAATCCACATCTACACTTTATCACTTTATACACTTAACATGTTTGAATTTATGTTCactaataaaacatgaaagaaaccTCAAGTCTGAATGAGATTTGAATGCAAACCTTGTTCTTGTCCTCTGTAGAGAGATTTGTGTGAGATGAGTAAACAGTGACATCTAGTGTTCACTCACAGCTAATACACTACACACCTGCATtgaaaacacaacagaacaacaCAAGATGTTGTTAGTTGAAATCAGAGCCTTGCTTAACCCAAACTACGACAGTTGCATATaactaataaaaacactttaatgtaaaCAAGACGCGGATTTAAAGTTCTGCCTTCAGAGTGttctaaaacaaactttacagGATTCATTTGGAGATTTCCTTTTAAATACTTCATTTATTATGATTAGTGTGACACTCGGACATCACGCAGTGATGACGGATGACGACATGCGCATGCTCACGGGAATTCGTGTCATTGTCACAAACATTGTAATCTATTAATTCGTCTTCATGGTCGTCTTCAACAACCTTTTTTAATGTCACTCAGAACAACTTTTTTTCGTGTCACTCGGCATGACTTTCAATACACATACTGCgttgtgcatttacatttatatatttttaacctgatatcaaaagaagtcgtACTTATTTTAGGTGGTGGCTTCACCTTACCTCAcaccaaaccctaaaatcacagcttCAAAGGATATTTTTGCTAAAAACGTGAGTTTCACGAGGTGGTAGTACAActatatttattgtgtttcatatttttgttaatcaCTCATTTGGTTAGTTAAAAGCTGTGTGTGTTACTTTAGGTAAAGGATTATTAACACATgaatcaaaatgtgaatttaatttattacttaAACGTTCTCACtgtcagttaaatgttttttatctttcagttttaattcaattaagtGTGTAAATtgaagtattattttaatatcttgTTAAAGCGTATGACTATTATGACAAGGGCCCCTCACAAAGGTTGGCATAGGGCCCCAGACGACTAGGAACGGCACTGGTTTAAATTATAATACAGAAACAAGTGTTAGGATATAAACTCTCCCACATCTGTCAAAACATATGAGAATATTCAACAACACATCCATCATTCGGTACCAATATTAACAGATAAAGCAGACAGAGGAGGACATTTAGTATGTTTACTCTTCttaagtacattttctgtacTTCATCtgagttttttttaccttactACCTTGTGAACCATATATCATCCTTTTTATCATTATCAtcctttcattatttttttacagctcTTTAAGTACAgtgaaagtatttttatttgcaatgcTTAAAATAAGACTGTGCTTGTCTGtactaaaagtaaaataaacatttatttattcagagtAATATGCACTCTTTGTAATGTAAATGCTTTATAACATCCCTCCACTGGTGTTGCTTAGCAaccagcacaaacacacactcctgaTGTCTTCCCGGTTCAGCAGCTCATCACTGGAGGAAAGAGTTTCTCTGTTCGCTCGACTCATGGACAGTCACAGGAGTGTCACAAAGGTTTGTGTCATGTTATTCTTCTCATATTTCTGCACATGAAAGGTTGCTGGGAAACATCAAATATCTCACATTCAGGACCTAACGTACACATttcatacatacagtatgagGATGTTTCTTTTACTATGTTCCAAAAGCAgattttaattcaaaatgttttgcatttagtTATAAAACGTCATTAATCATTTTCAAGCTCATTTTTACCATTAGTTATCAAGTGCCTTTTATCAGCAGGTGATAATGTAGACCCTCACTATTATGATAATCTAAACAAAGAGTAAATAAgtataaaccatttcaatgtttattttgtgaaaaacatttacatcaatgaaCACCAGACTAGTTTAAGAATAAAAACTAAACGTTTGGTTAACCAGAAGAGTCATTATGAGTTACAAGACTACATTATTTGACATGTGGTGAAAGACacaatattaagaaaataatatatttttgagagCCGTGTACATAACCTGTCAAATCAAATAATCAGAGGAGTGTATAAAATGAGTTAAAGGAgttcatttgtgaccctggacaacaaaaccagtcttatgtttcaaaattgagatgtttaGAGTTTTTCATCAGATTTACAGTTTTCTATCATTAGACATTATAATCCACAATTCTaagaaaagaaatcataaatgATGAGTTATACAATCACAACTGTGAGACAAAAGGTCCCAATTAGCTAAAAGTCACTTACACAAGAAATAACTATCACACTTATTCAGAACACTAAATCAAATGTCATTTCTATGAACCCAGATCCTGTTTATATTCTACAGAGGTATGAAACCTGTGAGCAGAACTGTAGTTAAAGATGCTTTTGCAGATTGTCAGATTGCAGATTCCTGTTTACATTAATTGCCCGTTAcagtttatattaatgtttaaataaaaaaatgacattaaaattcaaagtagTGGTTGTTAATCTAACATACTTTTCAGATGTAACTGTGACTTGATTAGCGAAAACTTTAAAGTTTGTTAGGATAGATTGGCCGACACAGgactatttaaaactctggcATGTGAGGGttaaaaacatctaaatattgagaaaatggccttgaACATGGATACCAAACGTGAGCGTATCATTCTCAAAGAGCAACAGCAGCCAGTGATGTTTGTAGGTGTGTTTATGGCAATCTTTGTTAGTGGTTTTGCTGCATCCTCTCacagaaataatgttttgatatatttacgttAGAAAAATTGACAAAACATCTTCATGGAATATGATCTTCATAACTTatgattttggcataaaagaaaatggaTCATTCTCCACAAATATCCTCGTGATCCTTGAGACTTTCTTGTGCTCCGAGttcacattttataaacaaacccaGACGTGTCCATGAGTTTCAGCTAATCACTATCAGTCTTTCATATTTGGATCAAGTCTCTGCGTTCAGAAAGGTGAGGGTGTGCCAGCTGTTGTCATGGTGAGTAAACAGGAGACCTGTGTTGGGTGGCATGCGGTGAGAGGACCATAAGTGCTTTGAATGTGTCCTGACACGCTGTGCTGTGGCcctgaacacaacacaatgaaGTGAATTTAATTGGCATGGGGCAGAACGTACAGACGTCTCCAGGATATAACATAGACCCTGTAAACAAGAAGAGAGGGATAGAACTCAAAGACAGATGGAGAAAGACGTCCTGAGCTCCAGTAAAGAAGCGTCTGAAGAGGACACTGGTACCAGTTTATATCACCAGCGGCTCGCACACAGAAAACAGCGACGGCCCAATGATGAGATGGTCAGTACAGAGAGAATGAATATCTGTGATTTGATCTGAACCATCATCATGTGAatcttctgttgttttaataCTTCAAGAAAAATGCTTCTGGTTAAAGATTTGTTGACGTTTTCCAAACGCTGAAATGTTTAAGATAACATCTGCTTGAATTTCTCTATTTCCATTTGGATTCCCTACCCAGGCATCAGATTTGACACAATATTTCTTTATCACGTTCAACATGCTTGTTTTTGCCAGAAATTTTGTTCGGAAACGATGACATCTGCTCCAGTTTTTACAGTTTCATGTGACCAAACACCTTTTCGGAGGGtcactttagatataaaagtatttaatcTGTCTGTACACAGTCAACACGCCTGCACAAGAGAGAGTTTTTCTTTATGATCAtgtctttcattctctctctctctctctctctctctctctctggcagaagtttttgttacacaggCTTGTTGTGGTCGGTGGTCTCCCGCCTGGACTCGCTGACAGACAGACTGTGGGGGGTAGGACACATTTACAACAGTTTGAAGAGCTCACTGGCATCTGTTTACACAATTTCTCTGATTCTTTTAAACATGATGTTTGAGATGATTAAGGACACACGTGATATTAAGTTGAAGATAAACCCGTGCAGAAGTGAGCAGACTGACTCATGTGTTTCGTGTCAGATCACTACGAGAGGTTCATCTACCGTCAGCAGAGGAGTCGAGCAGGTGAAGATGTCACAGGTCTTCTGTTGCTTTACCCTCAACACGCTCTTCACGTCAtcgaggtgtgtgtgtttattcaacATTCAAAATAGAGTTAAAACCAAACCTGAATGAATCAATTGGTTCCTAGTGTTCTACGGAGGTTCTACTGTCTGTCATTCAAGACCTGACACACATGCAGAAAAACCCAGACAGGTGAGATCGACTCAACATCTTTAACAGCAGAGTCATTACAACCCATTTATTTACGCACACCTGAAAACTGTGATATCCAAAGCCTAGAGTACATGTGACTTTACTGTAGCTCCACCGCTCCTCCAGatgtttaaagttgttttgtGACTCACAGTGCGGTGATGCTGACGCCCAGAGTCCTGCTGGTTTCTCATGACATCTCGAGCAGACTCTTCCAGCGGTGGAGCTTCACGCTGTTGAAGGACGACAGACTCACGGTGAACTCAGACGAGCAGAGCTGCGAGACACTCGTCATCCAAACACTTCATCAGCTCCTCCGactcgcctcacacctccacaCTGCAGGAGAGAACGTCAAGGTACAGATTCATATACACACCACGCACATACACATCAGTTCTGTGACACTATGCCCTGCTGACCTCTTGTTGCACAGATCGCTTCTAATTGATTTGCGTCATTTGTTAGAGGCTTTGCATAAAAGGCTTTAATGATAAATGTCATTAGTTGTTATTGAGTCAATGTTTACAACAACTCCTTTTCAAGCATGAGTTCATTAATTCCTTTAGAAACGATAAATTCTCGAAATTCCCGGTCCAATATGGCGGCGCGGTTGACCCCCATTTCAGCATCTAATGCTGCGTGTATGTAACGCTGACTTCGTGTGTTCTCGATAATTCGATAATTCCTACTTAAACCCGGGAATAATGTGGATTTACTAACATTAATGTTACTGATGAATTAGTAGCATTAGAACATTACTCTTTTCTATCTCGATTATTACTCGATGTCTGTTAACATGAAAAGAACACAGTTTGATATTTCCGGGTagaagtgggaattatcgaaCCTTCGAGAGCACGTGAAGGAAGCATTAGTTACATGAAAACGTTACAAaggatttaaaagcattaaaacattaca includes:
- the LOC130438755 gene encoding testis-expressed protein 47 isoform X2, which codes for MSSRFSSSSLEERVSLFARLMDSHRSVTKKFLLHRLVVVGGLPPGLADRQTVGDHYERFIYRQQRSRAGEDVTGLLLLYPQHALHVIECSTEVLLSVIQDLTHMQKNPDSAVMLTPRVLLVSHDISSRLFQRWSFTLLKDDRLTVNSDEQSCETLVIQTLHQLLRLASHLHTAGENVKECKEIPEEVLQESQLIPPQAAVCRLVQMEALLSPVQYLNTYHSPLHQLLDSESVWPAAEHSSDSLNDQTQNDG
- the LOC130438755 gene encoding testis-expressed protein 47 isoform X1; its protein translation is MEKDVLSSSKEASEEDTGTSLYHQRLAHRKQRRPNDEMKFLLHRLVVVGGLPPGLADRQTVGDHYERFIYRQQRSRAGEDVTGLLLLYPQHALHVIECSTEVLLSVIQDLTHMQKNPDSAVMLTPRVLLVSHDISSRLFQRWSFTLLKDDRLTVNSDEQSCETLVIQTLHQLLRLASHLHTAGENVKECKEIPEEVLQESQLIPPQAAVCRLVQMEALLSPVQYLNTYHSPLHQLLDSESVWPAAEHSSDSLNDQTQNDG